CCAGGGAGCCATGATCGCGCCCTCGGCGCGGGAGGCGACGGGCGGAATCACGGGTCGTCGGAATCGCCGTGACGTACAGTCAGGGGAACACCTCGGGCGGTGTCAACAACCGCCGAAACGGCGATGTCCAACGGGTTCCAGAGCCGTCCGAAGGCCGAACCGGCCTGCGCCAGCGGCGCCGCCGCCGCCACCGTCCGACCGGTGCTCGGTGTAGTTGGACCGAACCGGCAACATCCGGCGCGCGGTCAACCGCCCGTCTGGACGACGCGCCCGCCCGGCGCGAGGTTTCAAGACGCGCAGATCGTGCGGTCCATCGAGAGAGGAATCGAATGATGGCACGCACGAAACGATGTCGGCGCTCGTACGGCGCTGGCGAATGGGGCCGGAACCGGGTCAGGGTGTTCCCGGATCCGAAGACCGGCCGATACCAGATCGAGTGGCGCGAGAACGGGCGCAGGCTCACCCGGTCGCTGGGGCACCGCGAATGGGTGAGGGCGAAGCGGCAGGCAGACGAGTTCGCCGCCGGATTCGCTGGCCCGGACCTGAACGGCAAGGCGGAAGCCGAGCCCGAGCCGCTCACGCTGGGAAGGCTTCTTGACATTTACGGTGAGGAGGTGACGCCCACGAAGGGCAGGCACACCCGGCTGCACGACAGGGCCGCGACGGCGATGTTCCTCAAGTGTTTCGGCGAGGACCGCAGACCCGAAACACTCTCCCAGCGCGACTGGGACCGCTTCATCCAAGCGCGACGGTCGGGCAAAGTTGGTCCGAGCGGCCAGCCCGTTTCCGACCGGACGGTCGAACGGGATCTGAGATTCTTGCTCGCGGTGCTGAACTGGGCCGCACGGTCGAGAGACGAGGAGGGCAGGCTCCTCCTTGAGTCGAATCCCTTCAGAGGCTTCAAGCCGCCCAGGGAGAAGAATCCGACCCGGGTCGTGCTCTCCGAGAGGGAATACCGGGCGCTGCTCCAAGTGTCCCGGCGGCTCGATTGGCGGTTTCGTGTCGCGCTCGTGCTCGCGCACGAGACGGGGCACCGCATCGGTGCCATCCGTCAGCTTCGATGGTCGGATATCGACCTCAATGGCGGAGTCGTGCGCTGGCGCGCGGAACACGAGAAGACCGGCTACGAGCACGTCACGCCGCTGACCGACGAGGCCCTCGCTGTCTTGGAGGAGGCGCGGAGGATGGACGCCGGGACCGGTAACGCCCCGGTGCTGCCGTCGCCCACGGATGCCTCGAAGTGCGCGGGCCGTTGGCTGGTGCGTAAGTGGTGGTACAGAGCCCAGACGTTGGCGGGACTGGAGCCGAAGCGCGGGAGAGGCTGGCACTCGCTCAGACGCAAGTTTGCCAGCGACCTGATGGACACACCGCTCAAGGTGCTCTGTGAGCTTGGCGGCTGGAAGGATGCCACGACAGTGCTCAGGTGCTACCAGAGGCCGGATGCTGGACAACTCAGGACGGCACTGGAAGACCGCCCGAGGGTTCGCGGCTGAAATCCCGATTAGCGGGAATCATTCAGCGGGTATCGTGGCTCACGCTCCCGTAAGTCGAATGAGCGCTTTAGGATCCCAATCTCCGACCTCATGCCATTTTGGCAGATTCGATGACCGTTGTCCGCAATCCAGGGCTGCACGACTGCCAACGCAGCGCCACGACGACTTGTCGACGATTGTGCACGGTGACTACATTGTGATTACACGTCACGCGAGCCTGGCTACAGGATGGAAACACGACTCATCAAGATCGGCAACTCACGCGGAATTCGTATTCCAAAGGCGCTTCTGCGGGCAGCGAGGTTGGGTACTCGACTTCGGCTGCGTGTCGTCGATTCGGGCCTGCTCGTCGAATCCGTTGACAACCCGAGGGCTGGATGGGCCCATGAGGCCCGCGAGCTGGGAATGAGCCCTGATGGCGGGCTCCTCGACGAGCCGGTACCGACGGCTTTCGATGATTCGGAGTGGGAGTGGTAACAGCTGGACCGCGCCGCGGCGACGTCTACCTGATCTCGCTCGACCCAACGCGAGGCTCGGAGAGCAGAAAGACGCGTCCGTGCGTGGTCGTTTCGCCGGACGAGTTGAATCCATACCTGGGAACGTTCATGGTGGCCCCGATGACGACCGGCGGTCGCTCCTATGCGTTCCGGGTCCCCTGCCGGTTCCGGGAGAAGGATGGATACGTGGTGGCCGACCAGCTCCGAACCGTGGATGAGGTCCGGCTGGTTCGTCGGCTGGGGAGACTATCTCCGGCGACGATGACCGAAGTCCTCGAGGTGCTGCAACGCATGTTCGCCCCGTAACGCGTCGTGGCCGCCCTCCATTTCGATCAGGCGCTGCTTCCCGGCGGCTGGGCGCGCGATGTCCGCGTCGAAGTGTCCGCAGACGGCGATTTCGCGGAGGTCCTTCCGGGCGGAGACCCGGAAGCGGCACGACGCGTCGCCGGCGCCGTCGTTCCCGGCATCCCCAACCTGCACTCCCACGCATTTCAGCGGGCGATGGCGGGGCTCACCGAAAGCGGCAGCACGGCCGAGTACGGGTTTGGCAGCTGGCGGGAGCGGATGTACGCGTTTCTCGCGCGACTTGCGCCGGAGGATGTGCAGGT
This sequence is a window from Gammaproteobacteria bacterium. Protein-coding genes within it:
- a CDS encoding tyrosine-type recombinase/integrase codes for the protein MMARTKRCRRSYGAGEWGRNRVRVFPDPKTGRYQIEWRENGRRLTRSLGHREWVRAKRQADEFAAGFAGPDLNGKAEAEPEPLTLGRLLDIYGEEVTPTKGRHTRLHDRAATAMFLKCFGEDRRPETLSQRDWDRFIQARRSGKVGPSGQPVSDRTVERDLRFLLAVLNWAARSRDEEGRLLLESNPFRGFKPPREKNPTRVVLSEREYRALLQVSRRLDWRFRVALVLAHETGHRIGAIRQLRWSDIDLNGGVVRWRAEHEKTGYEHVTPLTDEALAVLEEARRMDAGTGNAPVLPSPTDASKCAGRWLVRKWWYRAQTLAGLEPKRGRGWHSLRRKFASDLMDTPLKVLCELGGWKDATTVLRCYQRPDAGQLRTALEDRPRVRG
- a CDS encoding type II toxin-antitoxin system PemK/MazF family toxin yields the protein MGVVTAGPRRGDVYLISLDPTRGSESRKTRPCVVVSPDELNPYLGTFMVAPMTTGGRSYAFRVPCRFREKDGYVVADQLRTVDEVRLVRRLGRLSPATMTEVLEVLQRMFAP